The following proteins are co-located in the Escherichia fergusonii ATCC 35469 genome:
- the mraZ gene encoding division/cell wall cluster transcriptional repressor MraZ, protein MFRGATLVNLDSKGRLSVPTRYREELLGNAAGQMVCTIDIHHPCLLLYPLPEWEIIEHKLSRLSSMNPVERRVQRLLLGHASECQLDNAGRLLIAPVLRQHAGLTKEVMLVGQFNKFELWDETTWHQQVREDIDAEQSITENLSERLQDLSL, encoded by the coding sequence ATGTTCCGGGGAGCAACGTTAGTCAATCTCGACAGTAAAGGGCGCTTATCGGTGCCTACCCGTTATCGGGAAGAACTGCTCGGGAACGCTGCCGGTCAAATGGTATGTACCATTGACATTCATCACCCGTGCCTGCTGCTTTACCCCCTTCCTGAATGGGAAATTATCGAGCACAAATTATCGCGTCTTTCGAGCATGAACCCCGTTGAGCGCCGTGTTCAGCGCCTTCTGTTGGGGCATGCCAGTGAGTGCCAGTTGGATAACGCAGGTCGACTATTGATCGCTCCTGTGTTGCGGCAACATGCCGGGCTGACAAAAGAAGTGATGCTGGTCGGGCAGTTCAATAAGTTCGAGCTGTGGGATGAAACGACCTGGCATCAACAGGTCAGGGAAGATATCGACGCTGAACAGTCTATTACCGAAAACTTATCGGAACGACTGCAGGACTTGTCTCTATAA
- the murF gene encoding UDP-N-acetylmuramoyl-tripeptide--D-alanyl-D-alanine ligase, translating to MISVTLSQLTDILNGELKGADITLDAVTTDTRKLTPGCLFVALKGERFDAHDFADQAKAGGAGALLVSRPLDIDLPQLIVKDTRLAFGELAAWVRQQVPARVVALTGSSGKTSVKEMTAAILSQCGNTLYTAGNLNNDIGVPMTLLRLTPEYDYAVIELGANHQGEIAWTVSLTRPEAALVNNLAAAHLEGFGSLAGVAKAKGEIFSGLPENGIAIMNADNNDWLNWQSVIGSRKVWRFSPNANNSDFTATNIHVTSHGTEFTLQTPTGSVDVLLPLPGRHNIANALAAAALSMSVGATLDAIKAGLANLKAVPGRLFPIQLAENQLLLDDSYNANVGSMTAAVQVLAEMPGYRVLVVGDMAELGAESEACHVQVGEAAKAAGIDRVLSVGKQSHVISTTSGVGEHFADKTALITHLKSLIAEQQVITILVKGSRSAAMEEVVRALQENGTC from the coding sequence ATGATTAGCGTAACCCTTAGCCAACTTACCGATATTCTCAACGGTGAACTAAAAGGGGCAGATATCACCCTTGATGCTGTAACCACTGACACACGAAAACTGACGCCGGGTTGCCTGTTTGTTGCCCTGAAAGGCGAACGTTTCGATGCCCATGATTTTGCTGACCAGGCGAAAGCTGGCGGTGCGGGTGCACTACTGGTTAGCCGTCCGCTGGATATCGATCTGCCGCAGTTAATCGTCAAGGATACTCGTCTGGCGTTTGGTGAACTGGCTGCATGGGTTCGCCAGCAAGTTCCGGCGCGCGTGGTTGCTCTGACCGGTTCCTCCGGCAAAACCTCCGTTAAAGAGATGACGGCGGCGATTTTAAGCCAGTGTGGCAACACGCTTTATACGGCAGGCAATCTCAACAACGACATCGGTGTACCGATGACGCTGTTGCGCTTAACGCCAGAGTACGATTACGCAGTTATTGAGCTTGGTGCAAACCATCAGGGTGAAATTGCCTGGACTGTTAGCCTTACTCGCCCGGAAGCGGCGCTGGTCAACAACCTGGCAGCGGCGCATCTGGAAGGTTTTGGCTCGCTTGCGGGTGTCGCGAAAGCGAAAGGTGAAATCTTTAGCGGCCTGCCGGAAAACGGTATCGCCATTATGAATGCCGACAACAACGACTGGCTGAACTGGCAGAGTGTGATTGGCTCACGCAAAGTGTGGCGCTTCTCACCGAATGCTAACAACAGCGATTTCACCGCCACCAATATCCACGTGACCTCGCACGGTACGGAATTTACGCTGCAAACCCCAACGGGTAGCGTCGATGTTCTGCTGCCGTTGCCGGGGCGTCACAATATTGCGAATGCGCTGGCAGCCGCTGCGCTCTCCATGTCCGTGGGCGCAACGCTTGATGCTATTAAAGCGGGGCTGGCAAATCTGAAAGCTGTCCCTGGCCGTCTGTTCCCCATTCAACTGGCGGAAAATCAGTTGCTGCTCGACGACTCCTACAACGCTAACGTCGGCTCCATGACCGCCGCTGTTCAGGTACTGGCTGAAATGCCGGGCTACCGTGTGCTGGTGGTGGGCGATATGGCAGAACTGGGCGCTGAAAGCGAAGCCTGCCATGTACAGGTGGGCGAAGCGGCGAAGGCGGCTGGTATTGACCGCGTGTTAAGCGTGGGTAAACAAAGCCATGTTATCAGCACCACCAGCGGCGTTGGCGAACATTTTGCTGATAAAACTGCGTTAATTACGCATCTTAAATCACTGATTGCTGAGCAACAGGTAATTACGATTTTAGTTAAGGGTTCACGTAGTGCTGCCATGGAAGAGGTAGTACGCGCTTTACAGGAGAATGGGACATGTTAG
- the ilvN gene encoding acetolactate synthase small subunit, with amino-acid sequence MRRILSVLLENESGALSRVIGLFSQRGYNIESLTVAPTDDPTLSRMTIQTVGDEKVLEQIEKQLHKLVDVLRVSELGQGAHVEREIMLVKIQASGYGRDEVKRNTEIFRGQIIDVTPSLYTVQLAGTSDKLDAFLASIRDVAKIVEVARSGVVGLSRGEKIMR; translated from the coding sequence ATGCGCCGGATATTATCAGTCTTACTCGAAAATGAATCAGGCGCGTTATCCCGCGTGATTGGCCTTTTTTCCCAACGTGGGTACAACATTGAAAGCCTGACCGTTGCGCCCACCGACGATCCGACATTATCGCGTATGACCATCCAGACCGTGGGCGATGAAAAAGTGCTTGAGCAGATCGAAAAGCAATTACACAAACTGGTCGATGTCTTGCGCGTGAGCGAGCTGGGGCAGGGGGCGCACGTCGAGCGGGAAATCATGCTGGTGAAAATTCAGGCCAGCGGCTACGGACGTGACGAAGTGAAGCGCAATACGGAAATATTTCGTGGGCAAATCATCGATGTCACGCCATCGCTTTACACCGTCCAACTGGCAGGCACCAGCGATAAGCTTGATGCATTTTTAGCATCGATTCGCGATGTGGCGAAAATTGTGGAAGTTGCTCGCTCTGGCGTGGTCGGACTTTCGCGCGGTGAAAAAATAATGCGTTGA
- the murE gene encoding UDP-N-acetylmuramoyl-L-alanyl-D-glutamate--2,6-diaminopimelate ligase, with the protein MADRNLRDLLAPWVPDAPSRALREMTLDSRVAAAGDLFVAVVGHQADGRRYIPQAIAQGVAAIIAEAKDEATDGEIREMHGVPVIYLSQLNERLSALAGRFYHEPSDNLRLVGVTGTNGKTTTTQLLAQWSQLLGETSAVMGTVGNGLLGKVIPTENTTGSAVDVQHELAGLVDQGATFCAMEVSSHGLVQHRVAALKFAASVFTNLSRDHLDYHGDMEHYEAAKWLLYSEHHCGQAIINADDEVGRRWLAKLPDAVAVSMEDHINPNCHGRWLKATDVNYHDSGATIRFSSSWGDGEIESHLMGAFNVSNLLLALATLLALGYPLADLLKTAARLQPVCGRMEVFTAPGKPTVVVDYAHTPDALEKALQAARLHCAGKLWCVFGCGGDRDKGKRPLMGAIAEEFADVAVVTDDNPRTEEPRAIINDILAGMLDAGHAKVMEGRAEAVTCAVMQAKENDVVLVAGKGHEDYQIVGNQRLDYSDRVTVARLLGVIA; encoded by the coding sequence GTGGCAGATCGTAATTTGCGCGACCTTCTTGCTCCGTGGGTGCCAGACGCACCTTCGCGAGCACTACGAGAGATGACACTCGACAGCCGTGTGGCTGCGGCGGGCGATCTCTTTGTAGCTGTAGTAGGTCATCAGGCGGACGGGCGTCGATATATCCCGCAGGCGATAGCGCAAGGTGTGGCTGCCATTATTGCAGAGGCGAAAGATGAGGCGACCGACGGTGAAATCCGTGAAATGCACGGCGTACCGGTCATCTATCTCAGCCAGCTCAATGAGCGTTTATCTGCACTGGCGGGCCGCTTTTACCATGAACCCTCTGACAATTTACGTCTCGTGGGCGTAACGGGCACCAACGGCAAAACTACGACTACTCAGCTTCTGGCGCAGTGGAGCCAACTGCTTGGCGAAACAAGCGCGGTAATGGGTACTGTTGGTAATGGCCTGCTGGGAAAAGTGATCCCAACAGAAAATACCACCGGTTCGGCAGTCGACGTTCAGCATGAGCTGGCGGGGCTGGTGGATCAGGGCGCGACTTTTTGCGCAATGGAAGTTTCCTCCCACGGGCTGGTACAGCACCGTGTGGCGGCATTGAAATTTGCGGCGTCAGTCTTTACCAACTTGAGTCGCGATCACCTTGATTACCATGGTGATATGGAACACTACGAAGCGGCGAAATGGCTGCTTTATTCTGAACATCATTGCGGTCAGGCGATTATTAACGCCGACGATGAAGTGGGCCGCCGCTGGCTGGCAAAACTGCCGGACGCGGTTGCGGTATCAATGGAAGATCATATCAATCCGAACTGTCACGGACGCTGGTTGAAAGCGACCGACGTGAACTATCACGACAGCGGTGCGACTATTCGCTTTAGCTCAAGCTGGGGTGATGGCGAAATTGAAAGCCATCTGATGGGCGCTTTTAATGTCAGCAACCTGCTGCTCGCGCTGGCGACGCTGCTGGCACTTGGCTACCCGCTGGCTGATCTGTTAAAAACCGCCGCGCGTCTGCAACCGGTTTGCGGACGTATGGAAGTGTTCACTGCACCGGGCAAACCGACGGTGGTGGTGGATTACGCGCATACGCCGGATGCATTGGAAAAAGCCTTGCAGGCTGCACGTCTTCACTGTGCAGGCAAGCTGTGGTGCGTCTTTGGCTGTGGTGGCGATCGCGATAAAGGTAAGCGTCCACTGATGGGCGCAATTGCTGAAGAGTTTGCTGACGTGGCGGTGGTGACGGACGATAACCCGCGTACCGAAGAGCCGCGTGCCATCATCAACGATATTCTGGCGGGAATGTTAGATGCCGGACATGCCAAAGTGATGGAAGGCCGCGCTGAAGCGGTGACTTGCGCCGTTATGCAGGCTAAAGAGAACGATGTGGTACTGGTCGCGGGCAAAGGCCATGAAGATTACCAGATTGTTGGCAATCAGCGTCTCGACTATTCCGATCGCGTCACGGTAGCGCGTCTGCTGGGGGTAATTGCATGA
- the cra gene encoding catabolite repressor/activator, with translation MKLDEIARLAGVSRTTASYVINGKAKQYRVSDKTVEKVMAVVREHNYHPNAVAAGLRAGRTRSIGLVIPDLENTSYTRIANYLERQARQRGYQLLIACSEDQPDNEMRCIEHLLQRQVDAIIVSTSLPPEHPFYQRWANDTFPIVALDRALDREHFTSVVGADQDDAEMLAEELRKFPAETVLYLGALPELSVSFLREQGFRTAWKDDPREVHFLYANSYEREAAGQLFEKWLETHPMPQALFTTSFALLQGVMDVTLRRDGKLPSDLAIATFGDNELLDFLQCPVLAVAQRHRDVAERVLEIVLASLDEPRKPKPGLTRIKRNLYRRGVLSRS, from the coding sequence GTGAAACTGGATGAAATCGCTCGGCTGGCGGGAGTGTCGCGGACCACTGCAAGCTATGTTATTAACGGCAAAGCGAAGCAATACCGTGTGAGCGACAAAACCGTTGAAAAAGTCATGGCTGTGGTGCGTGAGCACAATTACCACCCGAACGCCGTGGCAGCTGGGCTTCGTGCTGGACGCACACGATCGATCGGGCTGGTAATCCCTGATCTGGAAAACACGAGCTATACCCGTATAGCAAATTACCTGGAGCGCCAGGCTCGCCAACGGGGTTATCAACTGCTGATTGCCTGCTCAGAAGATCAACCAGACAACGAAATGCGCTGTATCGAGCATCTTTTACAGCGTCAGGTAGATGCCATTATTGTTTCCACTTCGTTGCCACCGGAGCATCCGTTCTATCAACGTTGGGCTAACGACACCTTCCCGATTGTTGCGCTGGACCGCGCTCTTGATCGTGAGCATTTTACCAGTGTGGTTGGTGCGGATCAGGACGATGCCGAAATGCTGGCGGAGGAGCTACGTAAATTCCCCGCAGAAACCGTGCTTTATCTTGGTGCGCTGCCGGAGCTTTCTGTCAGCTTCCTGCGTGAGCAAGGGTTTCGTACTGCGTGGAAAGATGATCCGCGTGAAGTCCATTTCCTCTACGCCAACAGTTATGAGCGTGAAGCTGCCGGACAGCTGTTTGAGAAATGGCTGGAAACGCACCCAATGCCACAAGCATTATTCACCACCTCGTTTGCTTTGTTGCAAGGGGTAATGGATGTCACACTGCGTCGTGACGGTAAGTTACCTTCCGATCTGGCTATTGCTACTTTTGGTGATAACGAACTGCTGGATTTCCTGCAATGCCCGGTACTGGCGGTGGCGCAGCGTCATCGTGATGTTGCCGAACGTGTCCTTGAAATCGTGCTGGCGAGCCTTGATGAACCACGTAAACCTAAACCTGGTTTAACGCGCATTAAGCGTAATCTCTATCGCCGTGGAGTATTGAGCCGCAGCTAA
- the ftsI gene encoding peptidoglycan glycosyltransferase FtsI, with amino-acid sequence MKAAAKTQKPKRQEEHANFISWRFALLCGCILLALAFLLGRVAWLQVISPDMLVKEGDMRSLRVQQVSTSRGMITDRSGRPLAVSVPVKAIWADPKEVHEAGGISVGDRWKALANALNIPLDQLSARINANPKGRFIYLARQVNPDMAEYIKKLKLPGIHLREESRRYYPSGEVTAHLIGFTNVDSQGIEGVEKSFDKWLTGQPGERIVRKDRYGRVIEDISSTDSQAAHNLALSIDERLQALVYRELNNAVAFNKAESGSAVLVDVNTGEVLAMANSPSYNPNNLSGTPKEAMRNRTITDVFEPGSTVKPMVVMTALQRGVVRENSVLNTVPYRINGHEIKDVARYSELTLTGVLQKSSNVGVSKLALAMPSSALVDTYSRFGLGKATNLGLVGERSGLYPQKQRWSDIERATFSFGYGLMVTPLQLARVYATIGSYGIYRPLSITKVDPPVPGERVFPESIVRTVVHMMESVALPGGGGVKAAIKGYRIAIKTGTAKKVGPDGRYINKYIAYTAGVAPASQPRFALVVVINDPQAGKYYGGAVSAPVFGAIMGGVLRTMNIEPDALTTGDKNEFVINQGEGTGGRS; translated from the coding sequence ATGAAAGCAGCGGCGAAAACGCAGAAACCAAAACGTCAGGAAGAACATGCCAACTTTATCAGTTGGCGTTTTGCGTTGTTATGCGGCTGTATTCTCCTGGCGCTGGCTTTTCTGCTCGGACGCGTTGCCTGGTTGCAGGTAATCTCCCCGGATATGCTGGTGAAAGAGGGCGACATGCGCTCTCTTCGCGTTCAGCAAGTATCCACCTCCCGCGGCATGATTACCGATCGTTCTGGTCGCCCGTTAGCAGTGAGTGTGCCAGTAAAAGCGATCTGGGCCGACCCGAAAGAAGTGCATGAAGCTGGCGGCATCAGCGTCGGTGACCGCTGGAAGGCGTTGGCTAATGCGCTTAATATTCCGCTGGATCAACTTTCCGCCCGCATTAATGCCAACCCGAAAGGGCGCTTTATCTATCTGGCGCGTCAGGTTAACCCTGACATGGCTGAGTACATCAAAAAACTGAAGCTGCCGGGGATTCATCTACGTGAAGAATCTCGCCGTTACTATCCGTCTGGCGAAGTGACCGCTCACCTCATCGGCTTTACTAACGTCGATAGTCAGGGGATTGAGGGCGTCGAGAAGAGTTTCGATAAATGGCTTACCGGGCAGCCTGGCGAGCGCATTGTGCGTAAAGACCGCTATGGTCGCGTAATTGAAGATATCTCTTCCACCGACAGCCAGGCGGCACACAATCTGGCGCTGAGTATTGATGAACGCCTGCAGGCGCTGGTTTATCGCGAACTGAATAACGCGGTGGCCTTTAACAAGGCTGAATCCGGTAGTGCCGTGCTGGTGGATGTCAACACCGGTGAAGTGCTGGCGATGGCTAACAGCCCGTCATACAACCCAAACAATCTGAGTGGCACGCCGAAAGAGGCGATGCGTAACCGTACCATCACCGACGTGTTTGAACCTGGCTCAACGGTCAAACCGATGGTGGTGATGACCGCGTTGCAACGTGGCGTGGTGCGAGAAAACTCGGTACTGAATACCGTTCCTTATCGAATTAACGGCCACGAAATCAAAGACGTGGCACGCTACAGCGAATTAACCCTGACCGGGGTATTACAGAAGTCGAGTAACGTCGGTGTTTCCAAACTGGCGTTAGCGATGCCGTCCTCAGCGTTAGTAGATACTTACTCACGTTTTGGACTGGGAAAAGCGACCAATTTGGGGTTGGTCGGAGAACGCAGTGGCTTATATCCTCAAAAACAACGGTGGTCTGACATAGAGAGGGCCACCTTCTCTTTCGGCTATGGGCTAATGGTAACACCGTTACAGTTAGCGCGAGTCTACGCAACTATCGGCAGCTATGGCATTTATCGCCCGCTATCGATTACCAAAGTTGATCCCCCGGTTCCCGGTGAACGTGTCTTCCCGGAGTCCATTGTTCGCACCGTGGTGCATATGATGGAAAGCGTGGCGCTACCGGGTGGCGGCGGCGTGAAGGCGGCGATTAAAGGCTATCGTATCGCCATTAAAACCGGTACTGCGAAAAAGGTCGGGCCGGACGGTCGCTACATCAATAAATATATTGCTTATACCGCAGGCGTTGCGCCTGCGAGTCAGCCGCGCTTCGCGCTGGTTGTTGTTATCAACGATCCGCAGGCGGGTAAATACTACGGCGGCGCCGTTTCCGCGCCGGTCTTTGGTGCCATCATGGGCGGCGTATTGCGTACCATGAACATCGAGCCGGATGCGCTGACAACGGGCGATAAAAATGAATTTGTGATTAATCAAGGCGAGGGGACAGGTGGCAGATCGTAA
- the ilvI gene encoding acetolactate synthase 3 large subunit has product MEMLSGAEMVVRSLIDQGVKQVFGYPGGAVLDIYDALHTVGGIEHVLVRHEQAAVHMADGQARATGEVGVVLVTSGPGATNAITGIATAYMDSIPLVVLSGQVATSLIGYDAFQECDMVGISRPVVKHSFLVKQTEDIPQVLKKAFWLAASGRPGPVVVDLPKDILNPAKKLPYAWPEAVSMRSYNPTTTGHKGQIKRALQTLVAAKKPVVYVGGGAITAGCHQQLKETVEALNLPVVSSLMGLGAFPATHRQALGMLGMHGTYEANMTMHNADVIFAVGVRFDDRTTNNLAKYCPNATVLHIDIDPTSISKTVTADIPIVGDARQVLEQMLELLSQESAHQPLDEIRDWWQQIEQWRARQCLKYDTHSEKIKPQAVIETLWRLTKGDAYVTSDVGQHQMFAALYYPFDKPRRWINSGGLGTMGFGLPAALGVKMALPEETVVCVTGDGSIQMNIQELSTALQYELPVLVVNLNNRYLGMVKQWQDMIYSGRHSQSYMQSLPDFVRLAEAYGHVGIQISHPQELESKLSEALEQVRNNRLVFVDVTVDGSEHVYPMQIRGGGMDEMWLSKTERT; this is encoded by the coding sequence ATGGAGATGTTGTCTGGAGCCGAGATGGTCGTCCGATCGCTTATCGATCAGGGCGTAAAGCAAGTATTCGGCTATCCCGGGGGCGCAGTCCTCGATATTTATGATGCATTACATACCGTAGGCGGTATTGAGCATGTTCTCGTTCGCCATGAACAGGCGGCGGTGCATATGGCTGATGGCCAGGCACGTGCGACGGGGGAAGTGGGCGTCGTGCTGGTGACATCAGGCCCAGGGGCGACTAACGCCATCACGGGGATCGCTACAGCGTATATGGATTCGATTCCACTGGTGGTTCTTTCCGGTCAAGTGGCGACGTCATTGATTGGTTACGATGCCTTTCAGGAGTGTGACATGGTGGGGATTTCCCGCCCGGTGGTGAAGCACAGTTTTCTGGTCAAACAGACAGAAGATATTCCGCAGGTGTTGAAAAAAGCCTTCTGGCTGGCGGCAAGTGGTCGTCCAGGACCTGTGGTGGTCGATCTACCAAAAGATATCCTGAATCCGGCAAAAAAATTACCGTATGCCTGGCCGGAAGCAGTCAGTATGCGTTCTTACAATCCCACAACCACTGGGCATAAAGGGCAAATTAAGCGCGCTCTGCAAACGCTGGTTGCGGCAAAAAAACCGGTTGTCTACGTAGGCGGTGGGGCAATCACGGCGGGCTGCCATCAGCAGCTGAAAGAAACGGTGGAGGCGTTAAATCTGCCCGTTGTTTCCTCATTGATGGGGCTGGGGGCGTTTCCGGCAACGCATCGTCAGGCTCTGGGCATGCTGGGAATGCACGGCACCTACGAAGCCAATATGACGATGCATAACGCGGATGTGATTTTCGCCGTCGGGGTACGTTTTGATGACCGAACGACGAACAATCTGGCAAAGTACTGCCCAAATGCCACGGTTTTGCATATCGATATTGATCCTACCTCCATTTCTAAAACCGTGACTGCTGATATCCCGATTGTTGGAGATGCCCGCCAGGTCCTTGAACAAATGCTTGAACTCCTGTCGCAAGAATCCGCCCATCAACCGCTGGATGAGATCCGCGACTGGTGGCAGCAGATTGAACAGTGGCGCGCTCGTCAGTGCCTGAAATATGACACTCACAGTGAAAAGATTAAACCACAGGCGGTGATCGAGACTCTTTGGCGGTTGACGAAGGGGGACGCTTACGTGACGTCCGATGTCGGGCAGCACCAGATGTTTGCTGCGCTTTATTATCCATTCGACAAACCGCGTCGCTGGATCAACTCTGGCGGTCTCGGCACGATGGGGTTTGGTTTACCTGCGGCACTGGGCGTCAAAATGGCGTTGCCAGAAGAAACCGTGGTTTGCGTCACTGGCGACGGCAGTATTCAGATGAACATTCAGGAACTGTCTACCGCCTTGCAATACGAGCTGCCCGTACTGGTGGTGAATCTCAATAATCGCTATCTGGGGATGGTGAAGCAGTGGCAGGACATGATCTATTCCGGCCGTCATTCACAATCTTATATGCAATCGCTACCCGATTTCGTCCGTCTGGCGGAAGCCTATGGGCATGTCGGGATTCAGATTTCTCATCCGCAAGAGCTGGAAAGCAAACTTAGCGAGGCGCTGGAACAGGTGCGCAATAATCGTCTGGTCTTTGTTGATGTTACCGTCGATGGCAGTGAGCACGTCTACCCGATGCAGATTCGCGGGGGCGGAATGGATGAAATGTGGTTAAGCAAAACGGAGAGAACCTGA
- the ftsL gene encoding cell division protein FtsL, whose protein sequence is MISRVTEALSKVKGSMGSHERHALPGVIGDDLLRFGKLPLCLFICIILTAVTVVTTAHHTRLLTAQREQLVLERDALDIEWRNLILEENALGDHSRVERIATEKLQMQHVDPSQENIVVQK, encoded by the coding sequence ATGATCAGCAGAGTGACAGAAGCTCTAAGCAAAGTTAAAGGATCGATGGGAAGCCACGAGCGCCATGCATTGCCTGGTGTTATCGGTGACGATCTTTTGCGATTTGGGAAGCTGCCACTCTGCCTGTTCATTTGCATTATTTTGACGGCGGTGACCGTGGTAACCACGGCGCACCATACCCGTTTACTGACCGCTCAGCGCGAACAACTGGTGCTGGAGCGAGATGCTTTAGACATTGAATGGCGCAACCTGATCCTTGAAGAGAATGCGCTCGGCGACCATAGCCGGGTGGAAAGGATCGCCACGGAAAAGCTGCAAATGCAGCATGTTGATCCGTCACAAGAAAATATCGTAGTGCAAAAATAA
- the rsmH gene encoding 16S rRNA (cytosine(1402)-N(4))-methyltransferase RsmH, which translates to MMENYKHTTVLLDEAVNGLNIRPDGIYIDGTFGRGGHSRLILSQLGEEGRLLAIDRDPQAIAVAKTIDDPRFSIIHGPFSALGEYVAERDLIGKIDGILLDLGVSSPQLDDAERGFSFMRDGPLDMRMDPTRGQSAAEWLQTAEEADIAWVLKTYGEERFAKRIARAIVERNREQPMTRTKELAEVVAAATPVKDKFKHPATRTFQAVRIWVNSELEEIEQALKSSLNVLAPGGRLSIISFHSLEDRIVKRFMRENSRGPQVPAGLPMTEEQLKKLGGRQLRALGKLMPGEEEVAENPRARSSVLRIAERTNA; encoded by the coding sequence ATGATGGAAAACTATAAACATACCACGGTACTGCTGGACGAAGCCGTAAATGGCCTCAATATCCGTCCTGACGGTATCTACATTGATGGAACTTTTGGTCGCGGTGGTCACTCACGTCTGATCCTCTCGCAGCTTGGCGAAGAGGGGCGTTTGCTGGCGATCGATCGCGACCCGCAGGCTATCGCCGTTGCGAAGACTATTGATGATCCGCGCTTCTCCATCATCCACGGACCTTTCTCCGCGCTGGGCGAATATGTTGCCGAGCGCGATCTTATCGGCAAGATCGACGGCATTCTCCTCGATCTTGGCGTCTCTTCACCGCAACTTGATGATGCTGAACGCGGCTTTTCCTTTATGCGCGATGGTCCGCTGGACATGCGTATGGACCCAACCCGTGGGCAGTCAGCCGCTGAATGGCTACAAACCGCAGAAGAAGCCGATATCGCCTGGGTATTGAAAACCTATGGTGAAGAGCGTTTTGCCAAACGCATTGCCCGCGCCATTGTCGAGCGAAACCGCGAACAGCCGATGACCCGCACCAAAGAACTGGCGGAAGTCGTGGCTGCCGCAACGCCGGTGAAAGATAAGTTTAAACATCCCGCGACCCGTACCTTCCAGGCGGTGCGCATTTGGGTAAACAGTGAACTGGAGGAGATAGAGCAGGCGCTAAAAAGCTCGCTCAACGTGCTGGCCCCGGGGGGGCGGCTCTCGATCATCAGCTTCCACTCGCTGGAAGACCGCATTGTGAAACGCTTTATGCGTGAAAACAGCCGTGGTCCGCAAGTTCCGGCAGGGTTACCGATGACTGAAGAGCAGCTCAAAAAACTGGGTGGCCGTCAGCTGCGAGCACTAGGCAAGTTAATGCCGGGCGAAGAAGAGGTGGCTGAGAACCCTCGTGCCCGTAGTTCAGTTCTGCGTATTGCAGAGAGGACGAACGCATGA